A genomic stretch from Setaria viridis chromosome 1, Setaria_viridis_v4.0, whole genome shotgun sequence includes:
- the LOC117859198 gene encoding photosystem II 5 kDa protein, chloroplastic has protein sequence MASLTMMASFAAVAAAAPSRRGSFAVARAARVDRCQQEPAARLAAEEAEARPAEGRRAVMLAAAAACVAAIGGAGAAMAGPKNGTPEAKKKYAPICVTMPTAKVCHN, from the coding sequence ATGGCGTCGCTCACCATGATGGCGTCCttcgcggccgtggcggcggccgcgccctcccgccgcgGCAGCTTCGCCGTGGCCAGGGCCGCCAGGGTCGACCGCTGCCAGCAGGAGCCCGCTGCGAGGCTggcggccgaggaggccgaGGCCCGGCCCGCCGAGGGCCGCCGCGCCGTgatgctggcggcggcggccgcgtgcgTCGCGGccatcggcggcgccggcgccgccatggcgGGCCCCAAGAACGGGACCCCCGAGGCGAAGAAGAAGTACGCGCCCATCTGCGTCACCATGCCCACCGCCAAGGTCTGCCACAACTGA